One region of Sebaldella sp. S0638 genomic DNA includes:
- a CDS encoding transporter has protein sequence MAKPAYKSGAAKNTARGIFILLAIMCFPFLALSDRAEVKAAAANDRNQSVDEISKELSNPVSSLYIFPFEYDFDGDVGPNYGKRNTLNIQPVIPVNLGKDWKVIIRTIIPLIQQNGVVGDTSQKGIGDIEQSFFFAPQGGSDQGPNKLIWGVGPIVNIPLGKDEFSSKKWAFGPAATIVVQRESWTFGGLAEQLWSTGGEGDRDINETSIQPFVAYHIKGGWTVSGNVELDYDWVDDKLSAPLEVGVGKVVKLGGVVPLSIGLSPRYYLKRTDNDPRWGV, from the coding sequence ATGGCAAAACCAGCTTATAAATCTGGTGCTGCAAAGAATACAGCAAGAGGAATTTTCATTTTGTTAGCAATCATGTGTTTTCCTTTTCTGGCTCTGAGTGACAGAGCAGAGGTTAAGGCAGCGGCGGCGAATGACAGGAATCAGAGTGTGGATGAGATATCGAAAGAATTGTCGAATCCTGTGTCTTCACTGTATATCTTTCCTTTTGAATATGATTTTGACGGGGATGTAGGACCGAATTACGGAAAAAGAAATACTTTAAATATACAGCCTGTAATACCGGTAAATCTTGGAAAAGACTGGAAAGTAATAATAAGAACAATAATTCCTCTGATACAGCAAAACGGTGTAGTAGGGGATACTTCACAAAAAGGTATAGGAGATATTGAGCAAAGTTTCTTTTTTGCACCGCAGGGAGGTTCAGATCAAGGGCCGAACAAACTGATATGGGGTGTAGGACCTATTGTAAATATTCCTTTGGGAAAAGATGAATTTAGTTCGAAGAAATGGGCTTTCGGGCCGGCTGCTACTATAGTCGTACAGAGAGAAAGCTGGACTTTCGGCGGTCTCGCGGAACAATTGTGGTCAACTGGCGGTGAAGGTGACAGAGATATTAATGAGACATCAATACAGCCGTTTGTGGCATATCATATCAAAGGCGGATGGACAGTAAGCGGAAACGTGGAACTTGATTATGACTGGGTAGATGATAAGCTGAGCGCCCCCTTGGAAGTAGGAGTGGGGAAAGTCGTGAAATTAGGCGGAGTAGTACCTTTAAGTATAGGACTGTCACCGCGTTATTATCTGAAACGTACTGATAACGACCCTAGATGGGGAGTATAA
- the ftsY gene encoding signal recognition particle-docking protein FtsY, whose product MALKDLFKLKKNKAENNEDNNTDIPEEETEEVIDEEIKKQPEENTAEKPKPLKERLVTTKKGFFTKLKEVFTGKPIDDEMYEELEDLLIQSDLGFDMTLRTIEELEERVKKAKVKDSEEVYEILKQILREKISSEDSALNIIDGKLNIILVVGVNGVGKTTSIGKIASKLKQKNKKVIIGAADTFRAAAIEQLEEWGKRTGVEVVKQSHGSDPGAVVFDTISTARNKKYDVAIIDTAGRLHNKSDLMKELEKINKIIMQQSGEENFEKLLVIDSTTGQNGLQQAKLFNEIVDLSGVILTKFDGTAKGGIIFAISDELKKPIKYLGVGEGIEDLREFNADEFVNAIFD is encoded by the coding sequence ATGGCACTTAAAGATCTGTTCAAGCTGAAAAAAAATAAAGCTGAAAATAATGAAGATAACAATACTGACATACCGGAAGAAGAAACAGAAGAGGTAATAGACGAAGAAATTAAAAAACAGCCTGAAGAAAACACAGCAGAGAAGCCCAAACCTCTGAAAGAAAGGCTTGTAACTACCAAAAAGGGCTTTTTTACTAAGCTGAAAGAAGTTTTTACTGGAAAACCAATAGATGACGAGATGTATGAAGAGCTGGAAGATTTGCTTATTCAGTCGGATCTGGGATTTGATATGACTCTGAGAACAATAGAAGAACTGGAAGAACGGGTGAAAAAAGCCAAAGTAAAAGATTCTGAGGAAGTATACGAAATACTAAAGCAGATTTTGAGAGAAAAAATTTCCAGTGAAGACAGTGCTTTGAATATAATAGACGGAAAATTAAATATAATTCTCGTAGTTGGTGTAAACGGAGTAGGGAAAACAACTTCGATTGGTAAAATAGCAAGTAAACTGAAACAGAAAAATAAAAAAGTAATAATCGGGGCAGCAGATACTTTCAGGGCTGCAGCAATAGAACAGCTGGAAGAATGGGGAAAAAGAACAGGCGTGGAAGTAGTAAAGCAGTCACATGGAAGTGACCCCGGAGCAGTGGTTTTCGATACAATAAGTACAGCCCGTAATAAAAAATATGATGTAGCTATTATAGATACAGCAGGAAGGCTTCATAATAAGTCTGATCTGATGAAAGAGCTGGAGAAAATAAATAAGATAATCATGCAGCAGTCAGGTGAGGAAAATTTTGAAAAATTACTTGTAATAGACAGTACTACGGGTCAGAACGGACTCCAACAGGCAAAGTTATTTAATGAAATAGTTGATTTATCAGGTGTGATACTTACTAAATTTGATGGTACTGCAAAAGGAGGAATTATTTTTGCAATATCCGATGAGCTGAAAAAACCTATAAAATATCTTGGAGTTGGTGAGGGAATAGAGGATCTGCGTGAGTTTAACGCTGATGAATTTGTTAATGCAATTTTTGATTAA
- the tsaB gene encoding tRNA (adenosine(37)-N6)-threonylcarbamoyltransferase complex dimerization subunit type 1 TsaB, which translates to MLILGISATTKTGSIALYDEEKGLLGEITVDIEKTHSATLLDKIDKLLDWTSKKVSDIDEVAVSKGPGSFTGVRIAIATVMGLFFAKKIPVYPVNELDALAYQVNVPGEKVVSIIDSRKEKIYYSISVTGPNGLELLEDYQVIKLDELLEKLYTDNCIYYFSGDGAFNYREKIIAKLGENAKFPLYSNIKIKASTLILIRKNYEVTDIYSLKPYYLEKSQAEKEIKNGT; encoded by the coding sequence ATGTTGATATTGGGAATTAGCGCTACCACAAAAACAGGGAGTATTGCTTTGTATGATGAAGAAAAGGGACTTCTGGGTGAAATTACCGTAGATATAGAAAAGACTCATTCGGCGACACTTCTGGATAAAATAGACAAACTGCTTGACTGGACGTCGAAAAAAGTATCAGATATTGACGAGGTGGCAGTATCAAAAGGGCCGGGTTCTTTTACAGGAGTTAGAATAGCAATAGCCACTGTGATGGGTTTGTTTTTTGCAAAAAAGATTCCTGTTTATCCTGTGAATGAGCTTGACGCACTGGCTTATCAGGTAAATGTGCCGGGGGAGAAAGTTGTTTCTATCATTGATTCAAGAAAAGAAAAAATATATTATTCAATATCAGTAACTGGTCCAAATGGTCTGGAGCTTTTAGAAGACTATCAGGTCATAAAACTGGATGAACTTTTGGAAAAACTGTATACTGATAACTGTATATATTATTTTTCAGGAGACGGAGCCTTTAATTACAGAGAAAAGATCATTGCAAAACTGGGTGAAAATGCAAAATTTCCCTTATATTCAAATATAAAAATAAAAGCTTCTACATTAATACTTATCAGAAAAAATTATGAAGTAACAGACATTTACAGTCTGAAACCATATTATCTGGAGAAATCTCAAGCAGAAAAGGAGATAAAGAATGGCACTTAA
- a CDS encoding acetate/propionate family kinase, translating to MKVLVINSGSSSLKFELVDMTKEETLAKGICERIGINDSKLVYKNTVKDTKNEITKDMPNHKVAIDLVLKALQDSESGNITDVNEIDAIGHRVVHGGEYFKGSALITDEALKKIEEVAELAPLHNPANIMGIRVMQELLPGKPNVAVFDTAFHQTVPAEAYMYALPYEDYTELKVRKYGFHGTSHKYVSERTAELIDNKSSKIIVCHLGNGASISAVKNGESIDTSMGLTPLQGLMMGTRCGDIDPAAVLYIMEKRGLDSKQMDARMNKQSGVLGIFGKSSDFRDLEDANAVGDERAYLAHHMFTYRVKSYIGAYAAALNGVDAIAFTGGVGENDSAVRRDICSGLKFLGVELNEEINGKRISGDVELSTAASKIRVFKIETAEELMIARDTYELAK from the coding sequence ATGAAAGTTTTAGTAATTAACAGCGGAAGTTCTTCGCTAAAGTTCGAGCTAGTAGACATGACTAAGGAGGAAACTCTGGCCAAAGGAATCTGTGAAAGAATAGGTATAAATGATTCAAAATTAGTTTATAAAAACACAGTAAAAGATACAAAAAATGAAATAACAAAAGATATGCCCAATCATAAAGTGGCAATTGATTTAGTATTAAAAGCCCTCCAGGATTCTGAAAGCGGAAATATAACAGATGTAAACGAAATAGATGCAATAGGGCACAGAGTAGTGCACGGCGGAGAATATTTTAAAGGATCGGCATTAATAACTGACGAAGCTTTGAAAAAAATAGAAGAAGTGGCAGAACTGGCTCCTCTTCATAATCCTGCTAATATTATGGGAATAAGAGTAATGCAGGAGCTGCTTCCTGGGAAACCGAATGTAGCTGTATTTGATACTGCATTCCATCAGACAGTACCTGCAGAAGCATATATGTATGCCCTTCCTTATGAAGACTATACAGAGTTAAAAGTAAGAAAGTATGGATTTCACGGGACATCTCATAAATATGTAAGTGAAAGAACAGCAGAATTAATAGATAATAAAAGTTCAAAAATAATAGTGTGCCACCTTGGAAACGGAGCAAGTATTTCAGCTGTAAAGAATGGTGAATCTATAGACACATCAATGGGGCTTACACCGCTGCAGGGGCTTATGATGGGAACAAGATGCGGTGATATTGATCCTGCTGCTGTATTATACATAATGGAAAAAAGAGGACTTGACTCAAAACAGATGGATGCGAGAATGAATAAGCAGTCAGGAGTTTTGGGAATATTCGGGAAAAGTTCGGATTTCAGAGATTTGGAAGATGCCAATGCCGTAGGAGATGAAAGAGCTTATCTTGCACACCATATGTTTACATACAGAGTAAAATCATATATAGGTGCATATGCTGCTGCATTAAACGGAGTAGATGCAATAGCATTTACAGGCGGCGTAGGAGAAAATGATTCAGCTGTGAGAAGAGACATATGCAGCGGGTTAAAATTCCTTGGAGTAGAACTGAATGAAGAAATAAACGGAAAAAGAATCAGCGGTGACGTTGAATTAAGTACGGCAGCTTCAAAAATAAGAGTATTTAAAATAGAAACTGCAGAAGAATTAATGATAGCAAGAGATACATATGAATTAGCAAAATAA
- the pta gene encoding phosphate acetyltransferase: MEQIKSKAKSLGKKVVLPETEDTRVIEAAAQLIKEGTVKVVLVGAVNEIKASAEKLGVSIEGAEILDPKEYAQMDDFVQELFKLREKKGMTLEKARKTLEHDNLYFGAMLVRKGYVSGMVAGSNSPTADVLRAAIHVVGTKPGLKTVSSSMIMITNTPEYGENGVLIFGDCGVIPKPTSEQLADIAISSAEKARSLVNIKEPKVAMLSFSTYGSASSEDVTRVQEAVEILKSRNVDFKFGGELQFDAAVVPEVSRKKAPNSEVKGEANILIFPDLGAGNIGYKIAQRLAKAEALGPLIQGLARPIHDLSRGCSVEDIVNVAAITAVESEL; this comes from the coding sequence ATGGAACAAATCAAGAGCAAAGCTAAAAGCCTCGGAAAAAAAGTAGTATTACCCGAGACTGAAGATACTAGGGTAATAGAAGCAGCTGCACAGCTGATAAAAGAAGGGACAGTAAAGGTAGTATTGGTAGGTGCGGTAAATGAAATAAAAGCCAGCGCCGAAAAATTGGGGGTAAGTATAGAAGGTGCAGAAATATTAGATCCAAAAGAATATGCTCAGATGGATGACTTTGTGCAGGAACTTTTTAAATTAAGAGAAAAAAAAGGGATGACATTAGAAAAAGCCAGAAAAACTCTGGAGCATGATAATCTTTATTTTGGTGCAATGCTTGTAAGAAAAGGATATGTGTCGGGAATGGTAGCGGGGTCAAATTCACCGACAGCAGACGTTTTGAGAGCGGCAATACATGTAGTGGGAACAAAGCCGGGTCTGAAAACTGTATCAAGTTCCATGATAATGATAACGAATACACCTGAATACGGTGAAAACGGAGTTCTTATTTTCGGTGACTGTGGTGTCATTCCGAAACCTACTTCAGAACAGCTTGCTGATATAGCAATTTCAAGTGCTGAAAAAGCAAGAAGTCTGGTAAATATAAAAGAGCCTAAGGTGGCTATGCTGTCATTTTCTACCTATGGAAGTGCTTCTTCGGAGGATGTAACAAGAGTTCAGGAAGCAGTAGAAATCTTAAAATCAAGAAATGTTGATTTTAAATTTGGTGGGGAATTACAGTTTGATGCGGCAGTGGTGCCGGAAGTATCACGTAAAAAAGCTCCGAACAGCGAAGTAAAAGGAGAGGCAAATATTCTCATATTCCCGGATCTTGGAGCGGGAAATATAGGGTATAAAATAGCACAAAGACTTGCCAAAGCAGAAGCTTTAGGTCCGTTAATACAGGGGCTGGCAAGACCGATACATGATCTGTCAAGAGGATGCAGTGTAGAGGATATTGTAAATGTAGCCGCCATAACGGCTGTAGAATCAGAATTATAA
- a CDS encoding NAD(P)H-dependent oxidoreductase subunit E, with protein sequence MCANELKEAGFRELDVFIDSLETKKGSLISVLHKAQEIFGYLPREIQEYVAEKLNESLANVYGVVSFYSFFTMVPKGEHAVSVCMGTACYVRGADKVLEEFQKELGIKSGETSLDGKFSIDALRCVGACGIAPVVLVGEKVYKKVEVKEVKKIINEYK encoded by the coding sequence ATGTGTGCAAACGAATTAAAAGAAGCAGGTTTTAGAGAACTTGATGTTTTTATTGACTCATTAGAAACTAAAAAGGGATCGTTAATATCTGTTTTGCACAAGGCTCAGGAAATCTTTGGATACTTGCCGAGAGAGATTCAGGAGTATGTTGCGGAGAAATTAAATGAATCTCTTGCTAATGTTTATGGAGTTGTTAGTTTTTATTCATTTTTTACAATGGTACCAAAAGGTGAACATGCAGTTTCAGTATGTATGGGAACAGCATGCTATGTAAGAGGAGCAGATAAAGTATTGGAAGAATTCCAAAAAGAATTAGGAATTAAATCTGGTGAGACATCTCTTGACGGGAAATTCTCAATAGATGCATTAAGATGTGTAGGTGCCTGCGGTATTGCACCAGTGGTATTAGTTGGTGAAAAAGTGTATAAAAAAGTGGAAGTAAAAGAAGTAAAGAAAATTATAAATGAATATAAATAA